From Crassaminicella indica, one genomic window encodes:
- the dcd gene encoding dCTP deaminase translates to MILSDKEIRDRIENYKKYDLEKPLIENFKEERLQGASYDISMNSIIHRYKTEFRTIDLRNQSEIDNIYDEAEIINGYEIAPKEYILITLNEVINLPSNIIAHVRPRTRFTRLGLLLSNQHCNPTYSGKLQLGLFNATPYAIKIFPDLKIGQFVFEELKSIPSENKWYKNSKNAIYNNEEKFIGSKISDEIKRKAEDEYNNILKNLLNSEDE, encoded by the coding sequence ATGATATTAAGTGATAAAGAAATAAGAGATAGGATTGAGAATTACAAAAAATATGATTTAGAAAAGCCACTTATAGAAAACTTTAAAGAGGAAAGACTTCAAGGGGCTTCATATGACATATCTATGAATAGTATAATTCATAGATATAAAACTGAATTTAGGACTATTGACTTAAGAAATCAGAGTGAAATTGATAATATTTATGACGAAGCTGAAATAATTAATGGATATGAGATAGCTCCAAAAGAATATATATTAATAACACTAAATGAAGTTATTAATTTGCCAAGTAATATAATAGCACATGTAAGACCAAGGACTAGATTTACTAGATTAGGATTATTACTAAGTAATCAGCACTGTAATCCAACTTATTCAGGAAAACTTCAATTAGGATTATTTAATGCGACACCCTATGCAATAAAAATATTTCCTGATTTAAAAATAGGTCAATTTGTATTTGAAGAATTAAAATCTATACCGAGTGAAAATAAATGGTATAAAAATAGTAAAAATGCGATTTATAATAATGAAGAGAAGTTCATTGGTTCTAAAATAAGCGATGAGATTAAAAGAAAAGCAGAAGATGAATATAACAATATATTGAAAAATTTGCTTAACAGTGAGGATGAGTAA
- a CDS encoding DUF2584 family protein, whose product MGVVYEMNWYLVAADKSQIIKINDNEYMLQKSDRRVYPIDSEIPLIIKNLGCIAIVKINKFEIDKSSTNIIFSIVKEYNSESEIAKHYYEMYMNMKRM is encoded by the coding sequence ATGGGTGTTGTATATGAAATGAATTGGTATTTAGTAGCAGCAGATAAAAGTCAAATTATAAAGATAAATGATAATGAATATATGTTACAAAAATCAGATAGAAGAGTATATCCAATAGATTCTGAAATACCGCTTATAATTAAGAATCTTGGCTGTATAGCTATAGTAAAGATAAATAAGTTTGAAATTGATAAAAGTAGTACAAATATAATATTTTCTATTGTGAAGGAATATAATTCAGAAAGTGAAATTGCAAAACATTATTATGAAATGTATATGAATATGAAAAGGATGTAA
- a CDS encoding transposase — MNINGKRYNEDFKQTIIELYNSGSLVSELERKYGVTRTTIYKWIKENKVIKVEDQEPITPKDIAEMKKENAKLKEEIEILKKALTIFAKK, encoded by the coding sequence ATGAATATTAATGGTAAAAGATACAACGAAGATTTTAAACAAACAATTATTGAATTATATAACTCTGGTAGTTTAGTATCAGAGTTAGAACGTAAATATGGTGTAACTAGAACAACAATCTATAAATGGATTAAAGAAAACAAAGTAATTAAAGTAGAAGATCAAGAACCTATTACTCCTAAAGATATAGCTGAGATGAAAAAGGAAAATGCAAAGCTCAAGGAGGAAATTGAAATCTTAAAAAAGGCTTTAACCATATTCGCGAAAAAATAG
- a CDS encoding IS3 family transposase, which translates to MLKSRGWSLSLKRIQRLMQKLGIRSIVHKKFKHYSSKCNEIIGKNIIKRDFTATCINQKWVADITYIYTIKNGWCYLASIMDLYTRKIIGYSFSKSMTTELTIKALENAYLNQRPNGQVIIHSDRGSQYTSYEYMKKVKSLGLFE; encoded by the coding sequence ATACTAAAATCTCGTGGATGGTCATTAAGTCTAAAAAGAATACAAAGGTTAATGCAAAAGCTAGGTATTAGATCAATTGTTCATAAAAAATTTAAGCATTATTCTTCTAAGTGTAATGAAATAATAGGTAAAAACATCATTAAAAGAGATTTTACAGCTACTTGTATAAATCAAAAGTGGGTAGCTGATATTACCTATATTTATACTATTAAAAATGGTTGGTGTTATCTAGCATCAATAATGGACTTATATACAAGAAAAATCATAGGTTACTCATTCTCTAAATCTATGACCACTGAATTAACAATAAAAGCTTTAGAAAATGCTTATTTAAACCAAAGACCTAACGGTCAAGTTATCATTCACTCTGACCGAGGAAGCCAATACACTAGCTATGAATATATGAAAAAGGTTAAAAGTCTAGGATTATTCGAATAG
- the ltrA gene encoding group II intron reverse transcriptase/maturase produces the protein MSTALRYSEYYGMQETFDWLYDRSKKRATNGLRLYEIITSRENILLAYRNIKANTGSKTKGTDGLTIADYKVKDEGTFVKEIRDTLKNYKPNSIRRVEIPKDNGKTRPLGIPTMRDRIIQQMFKQVLESICEARFHKHSYGFRPNRSTHHAMSRNQYLINIGKMHHVVDIDIKGFFDNVNHTKLLKQMYDIGIKDKRVLRIVSKMLKAPIEGIGIPTEGTPQGGILSPLLSNIVLNELDWWVSDQWETFETKYRYSRVDSKYLGLKKYSNLKEMFIVRYADDFKIYTRNHITANKIFHAIKNYLKNNLKLDISTEKSQITNLRKKSSDFLGFKIKVVKKRNKHVANTFVMEKKKEKIKSRLRDLILNIQKNPLTSTVNKYNIYIIGIKNYYKYATHINRDFSKIAYQISKTLFNRLKSIGKCEIPIKPNETYKKFNKNNFKTHKVAGLYLHPIADIQTKNVMNFSQNICNYTSQGRELIYKKLKPNVSTEIQRLMNNIYEYNTVELADNKLSKYSSQKGKCLVTGKFLCANEVEIHHIKPTELGGKDEFANLIAIHKDVHKLIHATLKETIDRYMNKLQLNVKQLKKVNKYRKECNLINLD, from the coding sequence ATGAGTACAGCATTACGATATAGCGAATATTACGGTATGCAAGAAACATTCGATTGGTTATATGATAGAAGTAAGAAAAGAGCCACTAACGGTCTTAGATTATATGAAATCATAACATCAAGAGAAAATATACTTCTTGCATATAGAAACATCAAGGCTAACACAGGAAGTAAAACTAAAGGTACTGATGGATTGACAATAGCAGATTATAAAGTCAAGGATGAAGGTACATTTGTGAAAGAAATAAGAGACACACTAAAGAATTACAAACCCAACTCGATTAGAAGGGTAGAAATCCCTAAAGATAACGGTAAAACAAGACCTTTAGGAATACCAACTATGAGAGATAGAATTATACAGCAAATGTTCAAACAAGTTCTTGAATCAATATGCGAAGCAAGATTCCACAAACATTCTTATGGATTTAGACCTAATAGGTCAACTCATCATGCTATGTCAAGAAATCAATACCTAATTAATATAGGGAAGATGCATCATGTAGTAGATATAGATATAAAAGGTTTCTTTGATAACGTAAATCATACAAAATTATTAAAACAGATGTATGATATAGGTATCAAAGATAAGAGAGTTCTTAGAATAGTTAGTAAAATGCTAAAAGCACCAATAGAAGGAATAGGGATACCAACTGAAGGTACTCCACAAGGAGGTATATTATCTCCTTTACTGTCTAATATTGTGTTAAATGAATTAGATTGGTGGGTTAGTGACCAATGGGAAACCTTTGAAACCAAATACAGATATTCAAGAGTAGACAGTAAATACTTGGGACTTAAAAAATATAGTAATCTAAAAGAAATGTTCATTGTAAGGTACGCTGATGATTTCAAAATTTACACTAGAAATCACATAACAGCAAATAAAATATTTCATGCAATTAAAAACTATTTAAAGAATAATTTGAAACTGGATATATCAACAGAAAAATCTCAAATAACAAATCTTAGAAAGAAAAGTTCAGATTTTCTAGGATTCAAGATTAAAGTAGTAAAAAAGAGAAACAAACATGTTGCTAATACATTCGTCATGGAAAAGAAAAAGGAGAAGATTAAATCAAGATTAAGAGATTTAATTTTAAATATACAAAAAAATCCTTTAACAAGTACAGTCAATAAATACAACATATATATTATAGGGATTAAAAACTACTACAAATATGCAACGCATATTAACAGAGATTTTAGTAAAATAGCCTATCAAATTTCCAAAACCCTATTCAATCGTCTAAAATCAATAGGTAAATGTGAAATTCCTATTAAACCCAACGAAACATACAAAAAGTTCAATAAAAATAACTTTAAAACACATAAGGTAGCAGGTTTATATCTCCATCCAATAGCAGACATACAGACTAAAAATGTGATGAATTTTTCACAAAATATATGTAACTATACATCTCAAGGTAGAGAATTAATATACAAGAAACTAAAACCTAATGTGTCTACTGAAATACAAAGGCTTATGAATAATATATACGAATATAATACGGTTGAATTAGCAGATAACAAACTCTCTAAATACTCATCACAGAAAGGAAAATGCTTGGTCACAGGTAAATTCTTATGTGCTAATGAAGTGGAGATACATCATATAAAGCCAACAGAATTAGGTGGAAAAGATGAATTTGCTAATCTCATAGCAATACACAAGGATGTTCACAAGTTAATACATGCAACACTAAAAGAGACGATTGATAGATATATGAACAAACTTCAATTGAACGTAAAACAGTTGAAGAAAGTAAACAAATATCGTAAAGAATGTAATTTGATTAATTTAGATTAA
- the istA gene encoding IS21 family transposase, giving the protein MIIKNNINTNIEINTLEDLHKLKPFMEVGNLKVNKSQIARELGVDARTVSKYINGYTKPTTRNSSSKIDRFYPIIKELLSDESIQVFYYKRVLWQFLKDNYSLDCAQSSFRRYISKHEEFNNYFKKRRKNYASSVAPMRYETSKGQQAQVDWKENMEFVLSDGEIIKINIFVIILSYSRFRVYRLSLSKTQDILLSFLSEAFETFGGVPHELLTDNMKTVMDEPRTNYSKGKVNAKFQQFASDYNFKVCPCIAGRPNTKAKVEAPMKLLDEIRAYNGMLNYDKLNQLVTKLNNRINSTCHTATGKIPILHLEKEKDSLFELPREQIRNLYSITTVSVTVNPQSMIHYKSNQYSVPPEYIGKKLQLQIYDGQIHIYYNTNLVTIHKVKNQKLNYHPQHYVAISSLTLNNPLEEIETIAKNNLKMIGEIYQNE; this is encoded by the coding sequence ATGATAATAAAAAATAATATAAATACAAATATAGAAATTAATACATTAGAAGATCTTCATAAACTGAAACCTTTCATGGAGGTAGGAAACTTGAAAGTGAATAAAAGCCAAATAGCAAGAGAATTAGGCGTTGATGCTCGTACTGTTAGTAAATATATAAATGGCTATACTAAGCCCACTACAAGAAATAGTTCATCCAAAATCGATAGATTTTATCCTATAATCAAAGAATTATTAAGCGATGAATCAATACAAGTATTTTATTATAAGCGTGTATTATGGCAATTCTTAAAAGACAATTATAGCCTTGATTGTGCTCAATCATCATTTCGTAGGTACATTTCTAAGCATGAAGAATTTAATAATTATTTTAAGAAAAGGCGAAAAAATTATGCATCTAGCGTTGCCCCTATGAGATATGAAACGTCCAAAGGACAACAAGCGCAAGTAGATTGGAAGGAGAACATGGAGTTTGTATTAAGCGATGGTGAGATAATTAAAATAAATATATTTGTGATTATCCTTTCTTACTCAAGATTCAGAGTTTATAGATTGTCACTTAGTAAAACACAAGATATTTTATTATCCTTCTTAAGCGAAGCTTTTGAAACCTTCGGAGGTGTCCCACATGAATTATTAACGGATAATATGAAAACAGTTATGGATGAACCAAGAACCAATTATTCAAAAGGAAAGGTAAATGCAAAATTTCAACAGTTTGCAAGCGACTATAATTTTAAGGTTTGTCCATGTATTGCTGGCAGACCCAATACAAAGGCAAAAGTAGAAGCTCCAATGAAGCTATTAGACGAGATACGTGCGTATAATGGAATGTTAAATTATGATAAATTAAATCAACTTGTAACAAAGCTTAACAATAGAATAAATAGTACATGTCATACTGCAACAGGTAAAATACCCATTTTACATTTAGAAAAAGAAAAAGACTCCTTATTTGAACTTCCTAGGGAACAAATAAGAAATCTTTATTCAATCACAACAGTATCTGTAACAGTAAATCCTCAAAGTATGATTCATTATAAATCAAACCAATACTCTGTACCCCCAGAATATATTGGAAAGAAGCTACAGCTACAAATATATGATGGTCAAATACACATTTATTATAACACAAATTTAGTTACTATTCATAAGGTGAAAAATCAAAAACTAAATTATCATCCACAGCATTATGTAGCAATTAGCTCTTTGACTTTAAATAATCCACTTGAGGAAATAGAAACGATTGCAAAAAATAACTTGAAGATGATAGGAGAGATATACCAGAATGAATAG
- the istB gene encoding IS21-like element helper ATPase IstB — MNSSYTQLVKNLEYLKLKQMITHLNDVIDFINKNNLSFVEGLTKLTTHEIDFKEANMIRSMVKVGAFPHTKEIKDFDFDFQPSINKQQILDFATLRFLESKENIVFLGSSGVGKTHLATSIGIAAAKKRYSTYFIKCHDLLQQLKKAKLENRLDARLKHFAKYKLLIIDELGYLPIDKDDSKLFFQLIDMRYEKKSTILTTNINFNNWDEVFYDAIIASAILDRILHHAHIISISGKSYRLKDHFKQDAE, encoded by the coding sequence ATGAATAGTTCATACACACAATTAGTAAAAAACCTAGAATACTTGAAATTAAAACAAATGATTACACATCTAAATGATGTAATAGACTTTATAAACAAGAATAATCTTTCTTTTGTAGAAGGACTTACTAAACTGACAACCCATGAAATCGACTTCAAAGAAGCAAATATGATTCGTTCAATGGTAAAAGTAGGGGCTTTCCCTCATACAAAGGAAATCAAGGATTTTGACTTTGATTTTCAACCAAGTATTAATAAGCAACAAATTTTAGATTTTGCAACTCTACGGTTCTTAGAATCGAAAGAAAATATTGTATTTCTAGGCTCTAGTGGGGTTGGTAAAACACATTTAGCTACTTCAATAGGCATTGCAGCAGCTAAAAAAAGATATAGTACATATTTTATAAAATGCCACGATCTTCTTCAGCAATTGAAGAAAGCTAAACTAGAAAATAGACTTGACGCTAGGTTAAAACATTTTGCTAAATATAAATTGTTAATTATTGATGAATTAGGGTACCTTCCAATCGATAAAGATGATTCAAAGCTATTTTTTCAACTGATAGATATGAGATATGAGAAAAAAAGTACTATCCTTACAACAAACATAAACTTTAATAATTGGGATGAAGTTTTCTATGATGCAATAATAGCTAGTGCTATTTTAGACCGAATTCTACATCATGCTCACATTATTTCTATTAGTGGAAAATCATATAGACTAAAAGATCATTTTAAACAAGATGCTGAGTAA
- a CDS encoding viroplasmin family protein, with product MGKNKFYAVRKGRQTGIFMTWAECEKAVKGYSGAEYKSFLKLEDAELYIENKVENNVYRTIEQLKDFEMIAYVDGSYDPKINYYSYGVITFFRSEKKSFSGKEKIEKLLEMRNVAGEIQGARVAMDYALQKKAKKLYLYYDYEGIEKWATSAWEAKKEGTKEYKKYYDEVSKNLEVIFVKVKAHSGDKYNEEVDKLAKKALYEQE from the coding sequence ATGGGGAAAAATAAATTTTATGCTGTTCGAAAAGGACGGCAAACAGGTATATTTATGACATGGGCAGAGTGTGAAAAAGCAGTAAAAGGATACTCTGGTGCAGAGTATAAAAGCTTTTTGAAGTTAGAAGATGCTGAGTTATATATTGAAAATAAAGTAGAAAATAATGTATATAGAACAATTGAGCAATTAAAAGATTTTGAAATGATTGCTTATGTTGATGGAAGTTATGATCCTAAAATAAACTATTATAGTTATGGTGTTATTACTTTCTTTAGAAGTGAAAAAAAATCTTTTTCAGGCAAAGAAAAGATTGAAAAATTACTAGAAATGAGAAACGTAGCGGGGGAGATACAAGGGGCTAGAGTTGCTATGGATTATGCACTTCAAAAAAAAGCTAAAAAGCTTTACTTGTATTATGATTATGAAGGAATAGAAAAGTGGGCAACTTCTGCTTGGGAAGCTAAAAAAGAAGGTACAAAAGAATATAAAAAATATTATGATGAAGTATCAAAAAATTTAGAAGTAATATTTGTAAAAGTAAAAGCTCATTCTGGAGATAAATATAATGAAGAGGTTGATAAATTAGCTAAAAAAGCTTTATATGAGCAGGAATAA
- a CDS encoding BCCT family transporter produces the protein MNQNIRNIKKLHSRNFQRFGLDMNLFVSIASAILVLGFSIFTIVNPNGSATIFDGVKNYLTIHFNWVFVLTVNFILLFTIFLGISDFGKIKLGGSKAKPEFSNFAWYSMLFSAGIGIGIFFYGIAEPIYHMQNLPNSLTGKNPIVDAFKIMYLHWGFAPWAIYSLSAIGLGYFAYNKKLPLSLRSLFYPIFKDKIFGLLGDVIDTLAVLAVLFGLATSLGLGAQQINSGLNYIFGIPMNGTVQIVIIAIITFIATLSVVSGVSKGIKLLSEANFFISGAFLLLILLIGPTAYIFSTYLSSMGAYLTEFFHISLFTGVAEADKVWQGSWTIFYWAWWVSWTPFVGTFIARISKGRSIREIVFGTIFFSSFIIFFAMTILGATGVYLNQIHNNVIVQAVNADISTALFEMIANLIKSNLLQSIISFIGMMAVVLFFVTSSDSGSLVVDNLTSGGKIDSPKTQRVFWAVMEGFIAASVLMLGGTRALTTLQSAVIATGLPFSILMLMMCYSIYVELKKEMKKHKNYRLTQLKTELDKIA, from the coding sequence ATGAATCAGAATATTCGTAATATTAAGAAATTACACAGCAGAAATTTTCAAAGATTTGGACTGGACATGAATTTATTTGTTTCCATTGCCTCAGCAATTTTGGTTTTAGGGTTTTCAATTTTTACGATTGTTAATCCTAATGGATCAGCAACCATTTTTGATGGGGTAAAAAATTACCTTACAATTCATTTTAATTGGGTTTTTGTATTGACTGTTAATTTTATATTATTGTTTACCATTTTTTTAGGAATATCAGACTTTGGGAAGATTAAATTAGGTGGATCGAAAGCAAAACCTGAATTTTCAAATTTTGCCTGGTATTCTATGCTGTTTAGTGCAGGAATCGGAATCGGAATCTTTTTTTATGGGATTGCAGAACCAATTTATCATATGCAGAACTTACCAAATAGCCTAACAGGGAAAAATCCAATTGTTGATGCTTTTAAAATTATGTATTTACACTGGGGATTTGCTCCATGGGCTATATACTCTCTTTCTGCCATAGGATTAGGCTACTTCGCCTATAATAAGAAATTACCTCTATCTCTAAGAAGTTTATTCTATCCAATATTTAAAGATAAAATCTTTGGACTTTTAGGTGATGTTATCGATACATTAGCTGTATTGGCTGTATTATTTGGATTGGCAACTTCATTAGGTCTAGGAGCTCAACAAATCAATTCAGGACTAAATTACATCTTTGGAATTCCTATGAATGGTACTGTACAAATTGTAATCATTGCTATTATTACATTTATTGCAACTTTATCTGTAGTGAGTGGTGTTTCTAAAGGAATCAAGCTCCTTAGTGAAGCAAACTTTTTCATATCTGGTGCATTTTTATTGTTGATCTTATTGATTGGACCAACAGCTTATATATTCTCAACATATCTTTCAAGTATGGGTGCTTATTTGACAGAGTTTTTTCATATTTCTTTATTTACAGGTGTAGCAGAAGCTGATAAAGTATGGCAGGGTAGCTGGACTATATTTTATTGGGCTTGGTGGGTTTCTTGGACACCCTTTGTAGGTACATTTATTGCTAGAATTTCTAAAGGTCGAAGCATTCGCGAAATAGTATTTGGAACTATTTTCTTTTCTTCGTTTATTATTTTCTTTGCCATGACCATTTTAGGGGCTACCGGTGTATATCTTAATCAAATCCATAACAATGTTATCGTTCAGGCAGTTAACGCTGATATATCCACTGCACTATTTGAAATGATTGCAAACCTTATAAAATCTAACCTTTTACAGAGTATAATTTCTTTTATTGGAATGATGGCAGTAGTACTTTTCTTTGTTACTAGTAGTGATTCAGGTTCATTAGTGGTTGATAATCTTACAAGTGGAGGGAAAATTGATTCTCCTAAAACACAAAGAGTTTTTTGGGCTGTCATGGAAGGGTTCATCGCAGCATCTGTTTTAATGTTAGGGGGAACAAGAGCACTCACTACATTGCAATCGGCTGTCATCGCTACAGGATTACCTTTTAGCATACTCATGCTAATGATGTGTTATTCAATATATGTAGAATTGAAAAAAGAAATGAAAAAACATAAAAACTATCGATTAACACAGTTAAAAACAGAACTAGATAAGATTGCTTAA
- a CDS encoding YidC/Oxa1 family membrane protein insertase encodes MDIIINIFNMIYDFTNDYGIAIVIFTLLVKLMMLPLTIKQKKALKFSQEISIKVSALKEKYSANQEKLQQEITKLYLEHKGMSFGFLLMFLQMPIFYILYRLFSTNIIDTGTVLTPWLFTLSKPDPYFILPIIYILLQILPSLLQHFNVIKNNAIPKLTISTFITPIIVALLVTVKLPAGLGLYFVTNTIITNIEQILLKV; translated from the coding sequence TTGGATATTATTATAAATATATTTAATATGATCTACGATTTCACTAATGATTATGGGATTGCAATTGTTATATTTACTTTATTGGTAAAATTAATGATGCTACCCTTGACAATCAAACAAAAGAAAGCATTAAAGTTTAGTCAAGAAATATCTATTAAAGTAAGTGCTTTAAAAGAAAAATATTCTGCAAATCAAGAAAAATTGCAGCAAGAAATTACAAAACTATATTTAGAACATAAAGGTATGTCATTTGGGTTTTTATTAATGTTTTTACAAATGCCAATTTTTTATATTTTGTATAGATTATTTTCTACCAATATAATTGATACAGGGACAGTTTTAACCCCTTGGTTATTTACTTTATCAAAACCTGATCCATATTTTATATTACCAATAATCTATATACTTTTACAAATATTACCTAGCTTATTGCAGCATTTTAATGTAATAAAAAACAATGCAATTCCAAAACTAACAATCTCTACGTTCATTACCCCAATTATTGTTGCATTATTAGTTACAGTGAAATTGCCAGCAGGTTTAGGGTTATATTTTGTAACAAATACGATCATTACAAATATCGAACAAATTCTTTTAAAAGTTTAA
- a CDS encoding protease inhibitor I42 family protein: MKKFNKVVLITSMITVGAMSIIGSASEITKKIEAYINPGIKVTLDGEKQIFTDEDGKILQPIMYEGRTYLPVRNIAELTEMNVVWDQNTKTIILEHKDVDKAIGKIKLKENPTTGYTWKYDIKDKDIIQVISDNYEQGELPEGAKSIVGEGGTHTWVIKGLKEGVTTIKFSKQREWEGDSSVVEAKEFIVTVLSDLQVRIEENKKVYTGGNKYFDETTGFYKITGSVKSIRQGKNGMIAMVEGEGQYKQIKFNIGEKTKVVTMEGDQLSLNDIKEGTRLEVFYGPKMTRSLPPIATAEKVVVQDTICKTGEVKNISTTKKGTSIQVSVLKNSIIYHIAENTEIVDAFGKKLSIKDIKEGTKIKAYSGLAMTMSLPPQTTAKKIVIIK, encoded by the coding sequence TTGAAAAAATTTAATAAAGTCGTATTAATAACATCAATGATTACAGTTGGAGCAATGTCTATAATTGGATCAGCTTCAGAAATTACTAAAAAAATTGAGGCATATATTAATCCAGGAATAAAAGTAACACTAGATGGAGAAAAGCAAATTTTTACTGATGAAGATGGGAAAATATTGCAACCTATAATGTATGAAGGGCGTACATATCTTCCTGTAAGAAATATAGCTGAATTAACAGAAATGAATGTTGTTTGGGATCAAAATACTAAAACAATTATTTTAGAACATAAAGATGTGGACAAAGCTATTGGTAAAATAAAGTTAAAAGAGAATCCTACAACAGGCTACACTTGGAAATATGATATTAAAGATAAAGATATAATTCAAGTGATTTCTGACAATTATGAACAAGGTGAATTACCTGAAGGAGCGAAGAGTATAGTTGGAGAAGGTGGAACGCATACTTGGGTAATTAAAGGATTAAAAGAAGGTGTAACTACAATAAAATTTAGTAAGCAAAGAGAATGGGAAGGAGATAGCTCTGTTGTTGAAGCAAAAGAATTTATTGTAACAGTATTATCTGATTTACAAGTGAGAATAGAAGAGAATAAAAAGGTTTATACAGGTGGAAATAAATATTTTGATGAAACAACAGGTTTTTATAAAATCACTGGGTCAGTAAAAAGCATACGACAAGGAAAAAATGGTATGATTGCTATGGTTGAAGGAGAAGGACAGTATAAACAAATAAAATTCAATATAGGAGAAAAAACTAAAGTTGTTACTATGGAAGGAGATCAACTATCACTTAATGACATAAAAGAAGGTACTAGACTTGAAGTGTTTTATGGACCTAAAATGACAAGAAGTCTACCTCCAATTGCAACTGCTGAAAAGGTTGTTGTTCAAGATACTATTTGCAAAACTGGAGAAGTAAAAAATATTTCTACTACTAAGAAAGGAACTTCAATACAAGTATCGGTTCTTAAAAATTCTATTATTTATCATATAGCAGAAAATACTGAAATAGTAGATGCTTTTGGTAAAAAACTATCTATTAAAGATATAAAAGAAGGTACAAAGATTAAAGCATATAGTGGACTTGCAATGACTATGAGTTTACCACCTCAAACAACTGCTAAGAAAATAGTAATTATTAAATAA
- a CDS encoding GntR family transcriptional regulator, translating into MKLDDNSPIPLYYQLENIIRKRIEEGIYKVDVKIPSERKLSEEFNLSRMTISKAINNLVEEGILYRKRGQGTFVSKNKVEFFPGLMGFTEIMKKKGMKPSSKVLSQNIILPDKHLCEKLQISESEKVIFIQRLRLADNEIINLEKAYVPYSLCPKLLEVDLSVESIYKLLTAEGYKPSKAEQEIQAILSNDELSKFLQINVDEPILKRKRITYSKNTPIEYTLNYYRGDIYTMIMTINN; encoded by the coding sequence ATGAAATTAGATGATAATAGTCCAATTCCTCTGTATTATCAATTAGAAAACATAATAAGAAAAAGAATTGAAGAAGGTATATATAAGGTGGATGTAAAGATTCCATCAGAGAGAAAGTTAAGCGAAGAATTCAATTTAAGTAGAATGACTATAAGCAAAGCGATCAATAATTTAGTTGAAGAAGGAATTTTATATAGAAAAAGAGGTCAAGGAACCTTTGTTTCTAAAAACAAAGTAGAATTTTTTCCAGGACTTATGGGATTTACTGAAATCATGAAAAAGAAAGGTATGAAGCCTTCAAGTAAAGTATTATCTCAAAATATAATATTACCAGACAAACATTTATGTGAGAAGCTTCAAATTTCAGAAAGTGAAAAAGTTATTTTCATACAAAGATTACGTTTAGCAGATAATGAAATTATTAACTTAGAAAAAGCATATGTTCCCTATTCTTTATGTCCTAAATTACTTGAAGTTGATTTATCTGTTGAATCTATATATAAACTCTTAACTGCTGAAGGATATAAACCTTCAAAAGCAGAGCAAGAGATTCAAGCTATTTTATCGAATGATGAACTTAGTAAGTTTCTACAAATAAATGTTGATGAACCTATTTTAAAGCGTAAAAGAATAACCTATTCAAAAAATACTCCTATAGAATATACGCTTAATTACTATAGAGGAGATATTTACACTATGATTATGACAATAAATAATTAA